The region GGAGCTCACGGATTTCGACTCTCTATATACCTCTGTCTTGTCCGGGAATACGGTTATTCTCTTTGACCGTTTTGTCCATGCGATATCTGTAAATACACCAGGCTGGGATGAACGGGGAGTCAGCGAGCCGGAATCACAAACCGTCGTTCGCGGTCCCCGGGATGGCTTTTGTGAAACCCTTCGAACCAATACGGCACTGGTGCGGAGAAGGATCAAGAACGCCAAGCTTTTTTGTGAACCTAAGCAAATTGGCCGGTTGACCAAGACTGACCTTGCTGTCATGTATATCCAGGGTGTCGCTAATGATAAAGTGATTCAGGAGGTTCATGAACGGCTGGATCGGATCGATATCGACGGCATTCTGGAGAGCGGTAATATTGAAGAACTGATTCAAGACGAAACCTATACTCCTTTTCCTACCGTGTACAATACGGAACGTCCTGACGTGGTTGCGGCGGCTCTATTGGAAGGTCGGGTTGCCATCATGATTGACGGGACTCCCTTTGTTCTTTTGGTTCCCGCTTTATTCATACAAAGTCTGCAATCAGCTGAAGATTATTACCAGCGGTCAGATGTAAGTTCTTTGATTAGAATTCTTCGCTACCTTTGCTTTCTTATCGCGTTGTTGGGACCTTCCATTTATATTGCCCTTACTACCTTCCATCAGGAAATGCTCCCAACGCCGCTGCTGATCAGCTTGGCTGCGCAGCGGGAGGGTGTTCCTTTTCCTGCTTTTGTAGAGGCCCTTGTTATGGAGGTCACCTTCGAGATCCTTCGGGAGGCTGGTATCCGTATGCCAAGGGCTGTCGGACAAGCGGTCTCGATTGTAGGGGCTTTAGTTATTGGCCAGGCATCTGTAGAAGCAGGAATTGTATCGGCTGCCATGGTAATCGTAGTTTCTATAACCGCAATAGCCAGTTTTGTCATACCTGCCTTTAACATGGCCATCTCCGTAAGAATGCTGCGATTTGTGATGATGGCGTTGGCGGCCACATTTGGATTGTATGGGATTACATTAGGTCTATTAGCCTTGTTGCTGCATTTGAATTCTTTGCGCTCCTTCGGTATTCCATATATGGCTCCATTAAGCCCATATATTGCAGATGATCAGAAGGACGCGATTCTTCGGTTTCCGCTAAAGAAATTATTAACGCGCCCCCGCCTAATTAGCCCAAAGAACCGGACTCGCGAAGAGACCTCTTCTACATCCAAACCGAAGTCAAACCAATAGAGTGTTGTATGGGAGGAGTTAGGTAATGCGCAGAGCCTCAATCTTTTTCATGACTGCTCTTTGCCTGCTCTTGATTACAGGCTGCTGGAACCGGAGAGAATTGAATGATTTGGCTCTGGTAGTAGCCATGTCCATAGATAAATCAGGCGACCAATATATGGTAACCTTACAAGTGGTTGATGCAGGAGAAGTATCCTCCAAGATAGGGACCAGTGGCAGAACCCCTGTCATCACCTATTCAGAAAAAGGAAAACACGTCTTCGAAGCTATCCGCAAAATGACGACGGAAACTCCAAGAAAATTGTACTTCTCCCATCTCCAAATGCTTGTCATTAGTGAGGACATTGCGAAAGAAGGGATTAGCAAATCTCTGGAATTTTTATCAAGGGATCATGAAGTCCGCAAAGATTTTTTCGTGGTCATAGCCAAAGAAGAACAAGCCAAATCTATTCTGGAAAACATTACATCGCTGGAGAAAATCCCGGCCCAAAAAATGAAAACCTCCCTTGAAACATCGCAAAAAGTATGGGCTCCCACAGTTGCCATCCAAATAGATCAACTCATCGCTGACTTAACCAGTGAAGGAAGTAATGCTGTGCTTACAGGAATCATAATTACAGGGAACCCCACTACAGGTACAACGTTAAAGAACGTGACCAAAACGAGTTCTTATTCCAATCTGAAGTTTCAGGGTGTCGCCGTTTTTAAGGAGGATAAATTGGTTGGATGGCTTAATGAGGAGGAGAGCAAGGGCTATAACTATATTAAGGATAATGTAAAAAGTACAGTTGCTCATATTGAATGTCCTGGGGGCGGTGATCTGGTCATGGAAGTTCTCCGATCCAAAACTAAAGTGAAGGGTAAAGTGATAAACGGTGAGCCGAGCATCGATATCCATCTAAATGCCGATATCAATATTGCAGAAGTAGAATGTTCAATTGATCTATCAAAAATTGAAAACATTATAGGACTGGAACAATCTATTAACGAAAAAGCAATTAGTGTTCTCGAAGCCTCCATCCGGAAAGCCAAAGAATTGGGATCAGATATCTTTGGATTTGGCGAAGTGATCCATCGCGCTGATCCACAGGCCTGGAGAACATGGAAAACGGATTGGAACAAGCACTTTGCAGAAATTGCCGTTACTATCCATTCAGATTTCAAAATTCGGCGAACCGGAATCGTTAGCAACTCTTTTCTCGATAAAGTGAAGGAGTAGAAGCCTGTGTTAGGAGCTATAGAGATACTGATGGTTTCTTCATTAATCAGCCTTTATGAAATCCCCCAACTGATTCAAGACAAGCGAAAAATGGATCTAATCATGTTTAGCCTGATTCTTGCCATCGCGACCGGATTAAGTATAGCGCTTGCTTTGAATATTCCAGTCCCTAATCCGGTGGATTGGTTAAGACCGATTTTTGATCCCGTCGGCCAGTCGGTTGATAATCTATTAAAGTAAGGGGGTAAAGTCATGCCGACGGTAAAAGAAAAGATATCCATCCGTCAATTTATCATATTAACAGTCATATTTACTATGGGTAGCTCGGTGTTGAACGGTACCACAATGCTTGTACGACTCGCCCATCAGGACGCGTGGCTGGCTAGTATCATCGGCATCATTTACGGTGTGCTGCTGGTACTGCTCTATGGATTACTGACCCAACGCCACCCTAACCTTAATTTAGCCGACTACATTGACAAGGTGTTAGGGAAATGGTTCGGCACACTTATGAAACTCTCCTTTAGCATTTATACCCTGTTGCTTTCATCAGCCTTGCTTCGGACCCTCGGTGACTTTTTAACGACACTTATTCTGCCGGAGACACCCATTCAAGCCGTTGAGATTGTTTTTATGCTCACACTCATTATGGGCGTACAGCTCGGGCTGGAAACGTTTACCCGAACTTCAGAGTTTTTATTTCCATTTATTATGTCTTTCATTATCCTTATCGCCTTATTTTTGTTACCCCAAATGAAGCTGGTGGACAATCTGTCTCCCGTTCTGGAAAATGGAATCAAGCCCATATTAAGTGCCTCTTACCGTTTGCTCGGGATTCCGTTTGCAGAATTGATCCTCCTGCTAATGATTACCCCTCATATCACCAACCGCAAAAAAATCCGTAAAAGTATGTTGCTTGGTGTGCTCGGCGGCGGAATTGTTCTAGTGATAATTAATGTGCTTTCGATTGCTGTTCTTGGAGCGGATGCCACTGCTGGACTCAGCTATCCGACTTATGAGTTAGCCAAAGAAATTAGTATCGGCAATTTCATTCAACGCATTGAAGTATTGGCCGGAGGGATAATATTCATCTCTCTATTCGTGAAGAGCATTATTGTCTTTTATGTAATGATTGTAATGGTAACGCATACCTTCCATGTTAGTAATTACCGCATAATCACATTACCTTTAGGAATGCTTGTTATGGTACTATCTATAATCATATTTCCAAATGTTATATATTTCCGCAATCTTGCCTTTGTGTTTTGGCCTACGTTCACATTGCTGCACGGTTTGATCTATCCCGTTTTGTTGCTTGGGATCGATTCCTTTAGACGACGGTTGAATAAAACGAAAGCGTCCCTGGAGAAGTAATCTTTTTGTTTAATATTGAGCTTGACGTTGAAATCGCCCCCCGCGATACGCCGGGTCGCTTCCGTCCGTTTTTTTTCTTTGGGCATTGCTGCCTTCACGGGTATGCCAAATGATTGTTCCGGCTTTCGTTCTGGAATAATGTTCTTTTCCTCAAGTGCGCTGAGCAAAAGATAACGTATCTCCCCCCTTCATAACGGCCTTAATACCGTACTCGTTGTTCCTATGTTAAAATAAGGTACGCGAATAACAAGGGAAGGTTAACATGATGAACATTACATAGATCTAAAGATAAAGCCTTACAGGAGGAACCGTATGTTTGATCTTAATCATTTTTTGCAAAAAGAGCTTGTGGAACTCGTGGATCGCCATACTCATATAGATGGTCCGCACTCTACATTAATTTCGTCCCTCAGCTTTTCCCGTTGTTCCATTCCTTACCATTCTACTGAGACTGATCCTCCCTACAAACTTAACAACCCTTCACTATACATCGTCGTTCAAGGTCTTAAGGGCATAGTCATTGGTAAAGAGCGCTTCAGGTATGGTCCGCCACACTACCTTGTAGCCTCTATGGATTTACCAATCATTGCCGAAGTGCTGGAAGCAACCCCCGAAGTTCCCAACTTAACCTGTAAAATCGAATTTACGCCCGGCCATATTTTAGAGCTGGTAAGCGATGATGCACTTAAGGAGAACTCCAAAAGAACATCCAGACGCGGTATGAATGTTGGCAAATTAGATATTCCCTTGTTAGATGCTGTTGTAAGGCTGGTTCGTCTGCTGGATACACCCGAAGATATTCCTGGGCTGGCGCCACTTTTTGCCAAAGAAATTCTATATAAGGTTCTGCACGGTGAACACGGTGACTCCTTAAGACAAATTGTATCGGAGGGGAGTCCAAGCGTTCATATCAAACATGCCATTGAGCACATTCTGAATCATTATCAGGATTCATTTCGCATTGAGGATTTGGCACAACTTGCGAAGATGAGCGTTCCGTCGTTCCATAGGCATTTTAAAGAAATCACCGGCATGAGCCCGATTCAATTTCAAAAACAGCTGAGACTTCAGGAAGCCCGCCGCCTATTACTATCCGGGTCAGAGAATGCAGCAGATGCTGCTTTTCAGGTGGGCTATGAAAGTCCGACGCAATTCAGCCGGGAGTACTCCAGGATGTTTGGCTTTCCACCCAAAGAAGATATGAAGCGGTTTATACAACTAAACGGAATCATCAAAGAGAGTAATGGGCAATTATAGCCTGCTACTCTCTTTTTTATTGCCGCCATGATAGGATTAGGCAACTTTTTGATTGGATCGGAGTACCGGGGGTTTGGCCATTCGCTGTATATTATGAATACCTTCAATAAGGTTCAACAAGAATATAATTTATTCAGGAGGTATTTATGCAATATGTTAAGCTAGGTCACTCCGGTCTCGAAGTTTCACCGATCTGCATCGGTTGTATGGGTTTTGGAGATCCCCACAGCGGTTACCCTGGCTGGGCGCTCGGCGAGGAAGGCAGCCGCCTTGTGATCAGACACGCGCTTGAGGCGGGGATCAACTTCTTTGATACCGCTAATTTGTATTCGCACGGAACCAGCGAGGAGAATCTTGGCAGAGCGCTCAAGGATTTCGCTACACGGGAGAACGTAGTCATTGCCACCAAACTGGGTGCCCCCATGCGTTCAGGACCTAATTCATTCGGGCTATCCCGCAAGGCCATTATGACTGAAGTTGACCACAGCTTGAGGCGTCTTGGAACGGATTATATCGACCTGTACCAGATTCATCGGGCTGACCCTTTTACCCCGTGGGAAGAGACGCTTGAAGCCCTTCATGATCTCGTAAAAATGGGCAAAGTGCGCTATTTGGGCGCCTCCACCATGAGGACTTGGCAGTTCGCCAAGGCCCTGCATCTCCAGAAAGAGAACGGTTGGACCCGCTTCATCTCCATGCAACACAACTACAACTTAATCGCCCGCGAGGAAGAGAACGAAATGATCCCGCTCTGTGCCGACGAAGGGATTCAGACCATGGTCTTCAGTCCGCTCTCGCGCGGTGTCCTGGCTCGGCCTTGGGGTGCACAAACGGCCCGCTCCGAGACCGAAGCCGGTGCTGCCCAATACTTCCAGGTAACTGCGGCAGCCGACCAGAACATTGTCGAGGCCATCGGTCAAGTTGCAGAGGAACGCGGGGTTAGCCGTGCCGAAATCTCCCTTGCCTGGTTGTATCGCAACCCAGTCGTTGCCGCCCCCATCGTCGGAGCGCTCAAAACTAGTCATATTGACGATGCGATCAAAGCCCTCTCGATCAAGCTATCCGACGAAGAAGCTGAGCGACTGGAAGCCGCATACACCCCTCGTATCGACGTAAATGTCAAAAATTCCGACCCGAAATCGATAGCCCGCATGGCAGCTACCGTTGGGCATGAGGTTGCGATTCCGGGTGGTTTGAAGTGAAATGAACAGAGTAAGAGGCCCATGCGGGGTTGCATGGGCCTCTTACTCTGTGGAACCAGCAGCCTCACCTACAAATACCTGTTTGGTCATATACAGCAATTGCTCCATTTGCAGACATCTTCAGCGGTGGAATACAGACCTCCAGTACCGATATGTTATAATTTTCTGTTGGAAGTTGTCCCTTATTAAAAGGGAAATAGATTCCCGCCATTTCTCCCGGGTTAAGCGCCCATCGTCACGGCCCCTTCCAGTTCAATTCGTTCCCATTCCTTTCATTACCCTTTCACACCCGACATCGTAATGCCCTGAATGTAATAGCGCTGCAGGAACAGAAACAGGATCAGGATCGGAACTGTGGAAATGGTGCTTGCGGCTAGAATCTTAGACCAATCGGTTCCTTCCACCGAGGAGAAAGCGGCAATGGCTACCTGGATCATCTGTTTCTTTTCGTCATTGATAACGATTAGAGGCCACAGATAGGAATCCCAGTTGCCAAGAAAGGTCATCAGCGCAAGGGTGATCATCGGCGGGACAGCCGCAGGCAAGACAATACTGGAGAAGGTCCGGGTCATCGAGGCTCCGTCGATTTTGGCCGCCTCCAGAATCTCATCGGGAATTTCCGCGAAGAACTGCCGCAGCAGAAAGATTCCGAACACAGACAGCATCGAAGGAATCACCAGCGCCTTATAGGAGTTCAGCCAGCCGAAATAATTCATCAGCAGATAGTTCGGGACCAGCGTTACTTCACCGGGAATAATCATCGCTGACATGAACAGGGCGAAGACAATCGCTTTACCCCGGAAACGCAGCTTGGCAAAAGCAAACGCCGACATCGAATTCACCAGCAGCACCAGCAGGGTTACACTTCCTGCAACAAACAGCGTATTCGCGATATAGCGGAGAAAAGGGTTGCCCTCACTGAAGATAACCTCTTTGAAGTTAGCCAGCGTTGGCTGGACAGGAACGAACAAATGAATATTCAGACTGGAGGAGTACTTGAACAATTCCTCATAAGGGCGTAGTGAACCCGAGATCATCCAGAGGATCGGGATTATTGAAATGACAGCCAGAACGGTCATCACCGTATACTTGGCAATGCTTGCAAAGCGGTTCATGTGGATTCCTCCTAGTAGTTTTACGAAACAGCCGCTTCCTCAAAATTCTCCTGCAGCAAAATGGGCTACAGAAGCACCTCCATTAATGTTCCGCGTTCCGGAACAGTCTCATTTGCACGAGCGAGATGGCGAGAACAATCGCGAACAGAATAAAGGCGGCAGCGGTGCCGTAGCCCATCTGCATCTGCTGGAAGGCCATTTTATAGATATAATAGACTGCGGTTTCGGTAGCCCCGTTGGGTCCTCCACTGGTCAATACAAACACAAGGCCGGACAGCTTAATGGCATCAATGGTCGTCATAATCACCACGAAGGCCGTGGTACGGTTGAGCAAAGGAAGCGTAATGCGGAAGAACTGCTGTATTTTGGTAGCACCGTCTACCCGGGCCGCCTCGTATAAATCTTGCGGAATGTTGTTCAGTCCGGCCAGGAAGATAATCATGAAAAAACCTACGCCTTTCCATATTCCCAGCATGATCACACCGTTCATCGCCGTATCCGGGTTGGACAGGAAATTGGTAGTGGGCAGATGAAGCGTCTTCAGTACATTGTTCAGAATCCCGAATTCCTTGTTGTAGATCAGTTTGAACACCGTTGCGGCCACTGCCGTAGAAATGACTACCGGAATGAAATAGAGTGTGCGGAACAGACCGGTAAGCTTGAACTTTTTCTGGATTAATAGTGCCAAGCCCAGTGAAATCGCTGTCTGAATCGGAATCACTACGATGGCAAAATGAAACGAATGCCGGAGACTGGCCAGGAAATCCCTGTCCGTCACCAGAGACTTGTAATTGTCCAGCCCGATGAAGCTGCGGGTTGATCCTACCAGGTTATAATTCTGAAAGCTGATCACAAAGGCTTGCAGCATCGGATAGAATACAAAGATGAGCAGCAAAGCAAAGGAAGGCAGCACGAACCACCAGGCGGTTATTTCTTCTCCCCGCAGAAACCGGCGGGGCTTTTTGCTGGATGGGGCAGTTTTGGAGGCAGACTCAGCTGCCGCTGTAACGCTTGTCATGATCTTTTCACTCCATTTCAATCCGGTTTATAGACGTACACGTTCATTACGGCATAGATTTGCCCACCCGGGGCAAGAGCTTTAATCTCCGTCTGGCCTTCCTTCAGCCCCTTTACGGCTGCGGATGTCCCGGCATGGCTCTCCACCTGGGCAACGGCCTCATCACTCGACACCCAAGTAAGCTCCTGGGGAGCTGTTAGCGGAACGACCGCCGCTGCCGCTTCCACAGTGCCGCCTAGCGGAACATCCACACTGGATTGGCTAAGCAGGACGCGAAGCGGTTCCGAGCCGTCAGGCTCCTCATTCCGCCATACACTGGCCATCGGATACATGACGGCCTGGTCCAGCATCACGTCCCCTTTTTTCACATACAGCTCCAATCCATTGCTGGTAGCCTCCGGGAAAAGAATACTGGAAATCACAGTCTCGCCGTCTGCGCCGAACACCTCCAGCGTCGATTCATCCACATAGATATGCAGCCTGACTTTACCGTTCACTGCTCTTAAGGGCGCCTGGACCGTTTCGGCAAACCCGGCTTCAAATGAACTGTCGCCTGATTGGGTTCGATCCACCGTTAGTGTTGAATTCGCGTTGTTATACGATATATTGGTCTCCTGATCTGCACCTTTTCTCAGTTTGATTCCGAATTCCGCCTCCCCCTTCACGGTGAACTCGGTATCGAGTTCATAGGAGGTCCCGTGCAGACCGGCCAGTGGATTGCTGCCTGGCTCTAGCCGCTGGGGTTCCAGCTTGACCGCTTGGCCACGCAAGGCTTCCAGCTCTTGCACCGGCTGCTGGACGAGGCGCAATCCCTCACCGGGAATGTCGCGCAGCTTCAGCTCCCGTGGCAGCGACAAATTCCCTTTCCACGGAGCGCTTGGCATCGAGAACGGATAGCGCCAATTGGACATCCAGCCGGCATAGATCCGGCGGCCGTCACTCTGCGGAATATCCGAGTAGGACACTGCG is a window of Paenibacillus sp. FSL H3-0469 DNA encoding:
- a CDS encoding AraC family transcriptional regulator, with protein sequence MFDLNHFLQKELVELVDRHTHIDGPHSTLISSLSFSRCSIPYHSTETDPPYKLNNPSLYIVVQGLKGIVIGKERFRYGPPHYLVASMDLPIIAEVLEATPEVPNLTCKIEFTPGHILELVSDDALKENSKRTSRRGMNVGKLDIPLLDAVVRLVRLLDTPEDIPGLAPLFAKEILYKVLHGEHGDSLRQIVSEGSPSVHIKHAIEHILNHYQDSFRIEDLAQLAKMSVPSFHRHFKEITGMSPIQFQKQLRLQEARRLLLSGSENAADAAFQVGYESPTQFSREYSRMFGFPPKEDMKRFIQLNGIIKESNGQL
- a CDS encoding sugar ABC transporter permease, which gives rise to MTSVTAAAESASKTAPSSKKPRRFLRGEEITAWWFVLPSFALLLIFVFYPMLQAFVISFQNYNLVGSTRSFIGLDNYKSLVTDRDFLASLRHSFHFAIVVIPIQTAISLGLALLIQKKFKLTGLFRTLYFIPVVISTAVAATVFKLIYNKEFGILNNVLKTLHLPTTNFLSNPDTAMNGVIMLGIWKGVGFFMIIFLAGLNNIPQDLYEAARVDGATKIQQFFRITLPLLNRTTAFVVIMTTIDAIKLSGLVFVLTSGGPNGATETAVYYIYKMAFQQMQMGYGTAAAFILFAIVLAISLVQMRLFRNAEH
- a CDS encoding endospore germination permease encodes the protein MPTVKEKISIRQFIILTVIFTMGSSVLNGTTMLVRLAHQDAWLASIIGIIYGVLLVLLYGLLTQRHPNLNLADYIDKVLGKWFGTLMKLSFSIYTLLLSSALLRTLGDFLTTLILPETPIQAVEIVFMLTLIMGVQLGLETFTRTSEFLFPFIMSFIILIALFLLPQMKLVDNLSPVLENGIKPILSASYRLLGIPFAELILLLMITPHITNRKKIRKSMLLGVLGGGIVLVIINVLSIAVLGADATAGLSYPTYELAKEISIGNFIQRIEVLAGGIIFISLFVKSIIVFYVMIVMVTHTFHVSNYRIITLPLGMLVMVLSIIIFPNVIYFRNLAFVFWPTFTLLHGLIYPVLLLGIDSFRRRLNKTKASLEK
- a CDS encoding aldo/keto reductase, whose translation is MQYVKLGHSGLEVSPICIGCMGFGDPHSGYPGWALGEEGSRLVIRHALEAGINFFDTANLYSHGTSEENLGRALKDFATRENVVIATKLGAPMRSGPNSFGLSRKAIMTEVDHSLRRLGTDYIDLYQIHRADPFTPWEETLEALHDLVKMGKVRYLGASTMRTWQFAKALHLQKENGWTRFISMQHNYNLIAREEENEMIPLCADEGIQTMVFSPLSRGVLARPWGAQTARSETEAGAAQYFQVTAAADQNIVEAIGQVAEERGVSRAEISLAWLYRNPVVAAPIVGALKTSHIDDAIKALSIKLSDEEAERLEAAYTPRIDVNVKNSDPKSIARMAATVGHEVAIPGGLK
- a CDS encoding spore germination protein yields the protein MNTFWRKKLSMKYNQSELKPQVQTPALNDPLTGILEQDLLKIKETFKKSNDVLFSEFNLGINEAVRAAIIYTDGLADTTIIQNSILDSLMHETSQMEGGLEGLPTEFLYRWIKKRSLTVGAMTELTDFDSLYTSVLSGNTVILFDRFVHAISVNTPGWDERGVSEPESQTVVRGPRDGFCETLRTNTALVRRRIKNAKLFCEPKQIGRLTKTDLAVMYIQGVANDKVIQEVHERLDRIDIDGILESGNIEELIQDETYTPFPTVYNTERPDVVAAALLEGRVAIMIDGTPFVLLVPALFIQSLQSAEDYYQRSDVSSLIRILRYLCFLIALLGPSIYIALTTFHQEMLPTPLLISLAAQREGVPFPAFVEALVMEVTFEILREAGIRMPRAVGQAVSIVGALVIGQASVEAGIVSAAMVIVVSITAIASFVIPAFNMAISVRMLRFVMMALAATFGLYGITLGLLALLLHLNSLRSFGIPYMAPLSPYIADDQKDAILRFPLKKLLTRPRLISPKNRTREETSSTSKPKSNQ
- a CDS encoding Ger(x)C family spore germination protein, translated to MRRASIFFMTALCLLLITGCWNRRELNDLALVVAMSIDKSGDQYMVTLQVVDAGEVSSKIGTSGRTPVITYSEKGKHVFEAIRKMTTETPRKLYFSHLQMLVISEDIAKEGISKSLEFLSRDHEVRKDFFVVIAKEEQAKSILENITSLEKIPAQKMKTSLETSQKVWAPTVAIQIDQLIADLTSEGSNAVLTGIIITGNPTTGTTLKNVTKTSSYSNLKFQGVAVFKEDKLVGWLNEEESKGYNYIKDNVKSTVAHIECPGGGDLVMEVLRSKTKVKGKVINGEPSIDIHLNADINIAEVECSIDLSKIENIIGLEQSINEKAISVLEASIRKAKELGSDIFGFGEVIHRADPQAWRTWKTDWNKHFAEIAVTIHSDFKIRRTGIVSNSFLDKVKE
- a CDS encoding carbohydrate ABC transporter permease gives rise to the protein MNRFASIAKYTVMTVLAVISIIPILWMISGSLRPYEELFKYSSSLNIHLFVPVQPTLANFKEVIFSEGNPFLRYIANTLFVAGSVTLLVLLVNSMSAFAFAKLRFRGKAIVFALFMSAMIIPGEVTLVPNYLLMNYFGWLNSYKALVIPSMLSVFGIFLLRQFFAEIPDEILEAAKIDGASMTRTFSSIVLPAAVPPMITLALMTFLGNWDSYLWPLIVINDEKKQMIQVAIAAFSSVEGTDWSKILAASTISTVPILILFLFLQRYYIQGITMSGVKG